Within the Medicago truncatula cultivar Jemalong A17 chromosome 4, MtrunA17r5.0-ANR, whole genome shotgun sequence genome, the region ATGTTTGAAAAGTACAAACTAATGGAAACCTGCAATAAACATTCCTGCAAACAGAACCTTAGAAGATATGTTTAATCATCCTAAATAAATTAGGAATGCCAATAACATACATCACAAATCACAAAGTAGAAATCTATACCAACTATGTTGCAATTCATAAGTTTACCTTTCTCTTACTTCTTCCACTCTAATCCCTaccaaatttgttatttttcaataGCTGGCTACAATTAAGTAGTCAAGTATGTCTAAGAGAACCATTTTAAAGACAAACACCGATATAATCTAAATATATTAACATGTCGCACTAAACTTCTCACTTTTTCGAATCAGTTGATAATGTTTAAGGGAGCCTGTTAGGTAGAAACATGTGAGATTGTTCTTCAGCATGCCCAatcttttacaaaataaataaataattgagcGATAGATCCTCTTCATTCTTAACCCTTCTGCCTCACAATTTTTACTGAAAAAACCATGCCTTGATCAGATCGACTTACATCGCAAGTTCTAATATATAACCTACTCAAACCAATTACTTGGCCAATTAACAAGTCAAATTAGCCAGACCATATAGCATTGCTTCTAGTGACTTTCTCAAGGGTGTGAAGTGAGAAGATCATACAAGGTATACATCTTTATCTAAACACTAAGGTGTGTTTGAATAGAATGATATGGTATTCCATTGTTTGGACATTCTAAAAACTGATAGAATGAAAAGGAAACTGATGCCATCCTTATAATGAGACCTCTGTTTCATTCCTCTTCATTGGATGATTAAATACCCTAAATTTCTAAAAGAATAATGAAATAGGTCAGGAGTACTGGCGCAGCAGAAGTTTCTTGCTGTTCAAGATGCCAAGGAAGTTTCTCGTTGTTCTAATCGAAACCTTAAATAAACATTCCTGCAAACAGAACCTAAAAAGATATGCCTAATCTATGAACCATGAAAACAGACATGGACACCAGATATGACAAGGATATTGACACGTCgacatcaataataattttgagagaatgacataatttaatgtaatcATGAGTTGGTGTCGGGACAcagaataaataataatgtgaaTAACATACATCAGATGCAAATAAAACGTCATTTCCACCATGAAATATAACTAGCTAATTGACTAAAAGCAGTGCATGCATGGCATAGCAAAGATAACTTTATAAAAAAGGAAAGcgaattgaaattaaaataataaaacgaaaataagaaagaaagtgGAAAATTGAGATCGTAACCTTGACCGCGAAAGAAGAAACCATAGCTATGAAgatgaaaagaagtgtagcaatTAGCCGATAAACACACTCACTCTCTGAAGCAGAGTGGTATATATAATGCTCTGTTTGGCTTTTCCAACAAGCAATATTCTTTTACTTTTCCAACAAGAAATTTCTTTTCCTTTGATAGTATTACTTCTTGAAGTCACATATTAGATCTAGGacaatctgaaatatttatattttggtacataatataatatattttgtactCAATATAGTATATTttggtattcaattgagatatttttgtactagatctaaTGTTAGAATTACTTAATTCTAAAGTAATGATGTATTACGTTTCCAAAGTTTATCACTTATTAATTGtgaattttctctataaatagataaCTCATAGTGCATTTCACACACCAAAGAGTTCTATTGAGTTGTCAAgtactctttctctcttccccCTTGTGTTAACGAGCTATTATTCTTCTCATCTTCTTTTTCTGTCCTTTCGGAATTAAGGGTGTTCTTAAAACCTTAGTCATTATTCGGTATAATGTCCTTTTAGAATTAAAAAGGGTCTTAAGAGCATGGCCCCTTCAATTATTTATGTCCatttagaataaataatattttaagatcatagtccatTTTCGGTatattaagaatgatcttaaaaatatattcttcttcaattcttggAGATGTTAAAAGTTAGATCGAtagtaacaccatatttgaatGGTCACAATACCATAGTAGAGTAGTCATAATACCATAATTGATTGATTTCAATATTAAAAGAATAGTCTCAGTAACTATATTTAAGGTGTCATTTTCGAACAATTTTCTACGGTGCAGTagtaaaataacaaattttcacaaaaaaaaaaaaaaaaaacgttcataatttacaaacgttatcacaatgaaaaaaaatgtaaagataGATACTCACCAACCAATATAAGGAATATTATGTTTcggtgtaatttttttttggttttttctagattacttTCAAAGAACCATGGGTAATTTATCGATCAACCAAtgaaatgagcaatttattagTGTGGTCAAGATAGTTTGTACCACTTAAAAAAGTGTTCATGTGTAACCTAAGTGGTCAAGatagtttttttctttggaGTTtctatgtaattataaaaacagaATGTTTGTAAATTAGTAGAAGAATGATTTATGAGTTCAGATCAATGTGAAAAGGTTGCATCATCTGttcctttgtaaaaaaaatgtcgtTTCAAGGACAGcagcaaaagaaaagaaaaagtttaagACTGACATAAATTATGAAATCAACAGTTTCATCTCATCAGCAGTATCAAGTGATTACCTACTTCAAACAAGGCTTAATCAACATTAATGAAATCAACACCATGCATCTCAtaaagcataaaataaaataatattaaacaaagCTAATTTGATGAGTCAAAGCACAAAAACATCCAATTACTAACTATCCAAACATAAAAACTCAAAGGAACCAataagctgctaaacacttatTTGTCTAATAGTTCTTTATCGATACGTTGAGACCATCATACTCTCTTGAGGATGAAAGACTTAACAAGGAGGTTCGAAACTgcaactcattttttttaaacctgATAGACCCTATCTAAACCAACCTTTCCTAACGGCGGGTTGGACGAAAGTGGTTTCGACGGGTAGGATGGATTAGACATTTGATTAACTAAACATAATCGTTGAACACATCTCGACCACAAATCTAGacccaaaatataaaaaaaaatactccagGCATATCTAGTGATCTTTTTTCTCAATACATTGTCATCTACTTCAATTCTCAAGAATTCTAATTTCTGCCTCATCATGTCatccaaatcatcatcatccacaaGATTCACCAAGTCACCCTCTTCATCAACATATCTCAGACTGAAATTTACATCTgcattaaaaatgaaatatgacCGTATCTTAGCCCTCAACTCAACCATGTTAATATTCCTTTGATTATTCTCATCCACACGAACATGAAAGTGCATGACGGTATTTTCAAATTTCACCTGCACAAATATAATAAGCGACACGATATTAAGTCCAGAAACTCATGATATTTTTTAGgcttatatgtattttttgtcCCTCTATTTTATCTAACTTAATGCATTTTTAGTTTCTATATTTTACCTTGAAAGGATTTTAGTCACCATTTTTTGGGACAGAAATCAACACTTTTGAGGTTAAAAATTTGGGTTAGAACCAAAATTGCAAAGATCTGTAAAAATTAGagagaaaatcaattttaaaatgagaattaaaataaagttttagTTCAAATAAAGAGCAAAAGTGCATAATTTGATGAAGTGACGATATATATCCAAATTCTGTTTCATGAAACCCACGTTTCAGGGAAAAAGCAAATAATACATATGGAAACCTAATTAAACTAATAACATGCAATGTATCACTTGCGATTCAATTGACACAGTTTCATGAgtattcctttttttattttattttatttatttatttaaagctAACTGAACCCATCATAATTGACACAATCGAACTTAATACTTCGagaaggagcacactcccaTTATAATTCCTAAATAGGGGTAGCAATTGTATTCATTGTTCTACTATCCATCCGATTCGTCTATCAAACTAAAAATTAGTTAACGAATTTAATCCAATCATTAAATAGatggattaaattcattatatGGTTGTTTTTAATTTCCACCGTGAAATAAAACTAGCTAATTGACTAAAAGCAGTGCATGCATGACGTAGCAAAAATAActttacaaaaaagaaaaacgaatTGAAAGCAAAATAATAAAACGTAAATTAGAAAGAAATGGGAAAATTGAGAACGGAACCTTAATCACCAAAGGAACCTTAATCAGCAAAGAAGAATCCATAGTTATGAAGATGAAAGGAAGTGTCGCAATTAGCCGATAAAGACACTCGCTCTCTGAAGCAGAGAGTGATATAATATGTGTGTATGATGCGTTTGGCTTTTCCAAcaagaaattattttcttactttttattttaaagtgaagcaactttttttttcttctctcgtTTTGCAAACATGAATACAAAGAGGATCTCCACCACCAATAAACAACCCCAAATAAGTAAATAAGTAGAGGGAAAATTACTATTTCTAGGATGAGGAGTTCTCTTTCTAACAccctctctctaacactcactttCTTATTGGCTGAAATTCATGTGGGTACCACACATTGAAAATGGatcccacataaagtggtgagacCCACATGAGTTTCACCCAATAGGAGAGTGACTGCTAGGGAGAGTGCTAGAAAGAGAGTGTTCCTAGCATTTCTCTTTTCTACAATTCATTACTGGTGTTGCTTCATGCAACCACGAGTTTGTTACATTCACTCACTTTAACATATTCTTgtgaaaattaacttttaatccCGACATCACTTCAAACAAAATTAGATTCGCTTTCATGGCTCGCAAATTAGACCAACTTTTCTTTCCTCCTAACAAAAGTGTATCGTCAACAAATTGCAAGTGAGAACTGTTGACTGAAGTATTCTGATCCAccttataacaaaaaattggagaaaaaaacaaatcgatagaacaaacaaaacaaattgagaaatttttgttttgaaactcACAACTATTGattgaattaaacaaaaatatgtcaaaaaaaCACATTCGGGAAAAAATTGGGAACCCAGGGCAACAAATACATGAAAAAATTGGGATCAAAAGGTACAATCCATGCATAAAATATTGGAATTGGGAACAAACAATGGTAAATGATGCAATAAAACTATTGGTTGCAATGACTCCAAAAAGCCAATCGATGATCACCAATGCAATGAAGCATTTGGTTGCaatgaaatctttttttttttttttttcaaatatcctagtggctagagttcacacaatttaattgtggagaagtggagtgtccgggttcgaaccccggcccctgcatataaagtgcaatatccctaccaactgagttaagctcacggggatggTTGCAATGAAATCTATTCAAGCAATATAACTCTAATTGATGAAATATGCTAGATGGCGCCGTCGCTCATGATGGTTGAAATAGAAttgagaaaaaacaaaaactgaaaTACGATTTTGAAATAGAATCGGGAGATGTTGGGAGTCCAAGGAGGTTTTTGAAGAATAGAAGAAGCGTGTGTGATTGTTTTATGCTATCAGGTTGCTAATCCAACAAAAACtaggataaaaataataaaaggtgAATAAGATGGATTAGAAATGAGTTTAATTTATCCTTTCTTATTGGTGCACCAAACAACAGGATAGTTATCATATTTTGCCTTCATATGTTGTGTACGAAACGGGCTCTTACGGTCTTCGTGAGCTATAGGAAATTGCAATATAACGGAGGTAGGGTTCAAACCCAAAATTTTCCACCTACTTATTTCTAACCACCATGCTATTTGACGGAaaaaatacatcattaaattaaatgaaaacaGTACATTTAAACAAATACAACAAGGAAGTAAACTAGTGGTAAGGGTGTCTGGGAGGGTTTTTTCAAGAGAATCGGTTAAATTGCAGGGAAACTACAAATTAGACTTTATAGTTATGAAAACCATCTATTACCCCTTGTTTTGGGATCTGTTATTCTTTCATCACATAAACTTCATACTATTTTCATTACACAAGTGTGCTATTGCTATCCCAGTTGTTCTTTCTAGCCTTACCTAACCATAATTTTTAGAGCACCTTAATGACCTTATTCAAGATTACACCCTCACCCTCACGGATGGCTCTCTTCTTGCTTTTTCCAGCTACCTTCtggttggattttttttcttatcttttgtaTCTATCCTCTACAGCTTCTGGTTGCTATATGGTAGTTTTTTCCTTCTATCTAAATCTTCCTTACAACAAACTTACTATatctttttgcttataaatataataacataGCTAAACGGCACCTACTTCAAACATGGCTCATTCAACATTTGATCAAATCAACAGCATGTATATCATCTCAtaaagcataaaataaaataatataaaacaaagaTATGTTGAAGTGTCAAAGcacaaaaacatcaaataaactATCCAAACCTAAAAACCAAGACAAATTCAAAGGAACAAATATCTtgctaaacatttttttttttctaatagtttttattattacttattCAGACCAGCACACTCTCTCAAAGGATGATAGACTTGATAAGGAGGTTCAAAACTGCAACTGATCATTTTCGACAACCTTGAAAGGCCCTATTTAAACCAACCTTTACTAACAGGTGGGGGTGGGGGGTGGATGACTTGGACATTTGGTTTACTGAAGATAATCGCCGATACCAACCCAACCCAAGCCACAACAGCAGAACCATAATATATTGCTTCATCCTTCCGCATTATTTTGCCTACAGATTTATGCATCATATTTCTCCATTGAGAGAATTCCAATGGCAAGATTCCATTCCCACGCACAAAAATTCTCCAGAATTTGAATCGTTGTCTCATCAAGTCATTCAAATCATTGTCATCGACAATATTCACCATCTCGGAATCTTCATCAACATAGCTCAGAGTGAATTTTACATCATCAGTAAAATCAAAAATAGACCTTATCTTAGCCCTCAACCTAACCATGTCAATATCAATTTGATTATTGTCATCCACAGAAACATTGAAGCGCCTGTAGGCATCTCCAAACCTCACCTGAACAGAAATAACAAGTGACATGATATGAAGTACGTTATCATATATTAAaacatgatatttatttgagattaatttctaatatGACACCAACATCAAATGGCAAATCAAATATGTATTCCGTCAAATCACACCACTACACCTCACTTTAATGGAACGACATGAAATAGTTGATTCTTATTGGATGTTAGTGTAAAATTAACTATGTTTCATAGATAATATAGGCTAAATACCTCtttggtcatttaagtttgacaaaaacacCGAGTTAGTCCTAAGTTTTAATGCAcatatttgaagttttttaaactttcaagtttcaaatatATTCTTAAAAGCGTAACGATGCATTAAAGCATTGAatgaattaacaacttaaaaatgacttatttaaaacttaaaaaagtaGAGGGCTAATCCGGTATTTTTGTCAACTTAGAGGTATTTTGTCTATAATATAACATGAAAGAGCTAAATTTTTCAAATGCAAAAagaatattatatcatcatattaatttataagagaaagttaCAAATTTGGACTCACCATGCAATAATGAGCAAAGAAAAAAGAGGTGTACCACGAGTATCGTGGATGAACTTCTTCATCCTATACGTCATAGTTTTGCAAGTACCCATGATTTAGAAAAGATTAATTTACACATTGCacaatgaaatttgatatgaatTTCCAGAAACCACCCATCACATAATTGAACCTACTCGATTGATCCAACATATAACCCTAACAAACTAACATGGAACCGTAGTAAAAAGAACCAATTACCATCATCGATCATGAAAGCCAAATCCATTTTAATAAGAAGATAAGGTAATTCtaaccaaaatataaacaaataaattcgACTGTCATGTTAgacataaaattattttcataaaaccCACGTTctagggtaaaaaaaaaaaatgcaattagaTTCAGATTAAAtccaattataaaatattataccaCTGAAATCAAGCAATATAATCACGATCAGACAAACTCCAAATTAGATGAAAAATCGTATCGGACGAAGAACAAAAAGCAGCGTATGACTCAACGAAAATagcataataaaaaagaaaaagatttgaacgcaaattaatataaaagaattgaaaaaagggGAAAATTGAGATCGGTACCTTGATCACGAAATCAGAAACCATAGCTGACAGAAGAAAAGCGAAGGACGAAAGGGATAGAACTGAAACCCTAACCACTATACACACGGAGAGTGATATATATACGGCTCTTTATTGGCTTTGCCAACAAGAAATTCATTTTTGACaataacctttttttattttcttttcttttctttttattcctATTATTTTTCTAGGATATTGATGCTACTTCTTCCCAAAGTTAGTGTTTGGGATCCACaaacatatttcaattttttattttattatcgatacaaattgtttttttaatgaagataTTATCCATttatataaacaattaaattacttgattcttctaaaaaaattaagttactTGATTGGCAAGTAAagataaaatagagaaaaaaactttaagataaatttagaagaaaaaaataatataccaaAACTTActatctttttatataaaaataaataaatatttgaaggTAAAAACTTAGTGCATTTCTATAGTTATTTATTCCGCATGGTTCATAACTAAATTATTCATGATTTCTGTAGATCCATAATTTTTTCATAGTTTATTATGaataaaaagatatatttttagctaagaaccatacgaaaaacgTAAATGCACCTATGTTTTGTccatatttaaaaattttgattattgaattaaattgtaaataaaaatacttcatttttttaactaaaataaaaaaatagttcatataaatGGCGAAAGTGGAAAGTAAAAAGGCAAGCCATAAGTTTGTATTCATTTTGTTTCGGACTAGGCCAAGATTTAATCCATAAGTGAACTAAATCACCATAAGCATGTAGCGCTTAAACGAACCATAACATGGAATCACTTTAGATGCATACTAAAACAAGGATGTTGACCCAAACAAGATCGTTTGATCAGGATCACCTCATGATCTATCTACAACTATCCTTTAAGACAAGTGTTCGATCAGGGTTTTGGGTCCTAAAACCCTATTTTCCAACTATAAAACCTAACTTATGGTCTAGGTGCATGCACACTATTCTCTACCCTAAAAACCTCACAGTCACAAAACTTACTTACTTGGTCATCAAAGCATTTACAGGCACACCCTCTCGGTGGAGATGTCAATTAACTTCTAACATCTTAAACTTTTTATCACCCATTCATGTTGTTGATCTTATGTCTAAATGGATTAATGATGTGATCTCCGGGAAACGCACTTCGCTATTTCACAACTTTTTTCTTCTAAGATCATATGGCTAACATGAGACATGGATGAAAATTTTCTAGCTTAGTCGTCGCCAACCTCTATCCAAACAAACATCAAATAACAACTTTGCAATTTCACTTCCAAAACAAGAAGTTTATCTTCGAAACATGGACTAATAACCTCCTTCGTGACATCTTGTTGTTTGTCCAACGGTTTTCTGAAGTCATAACAAAGCAAGGTGAGCGCCTGACTCGCATCACGAAAGGCTTTCAAAAGTTATCGTTAGTTGTTGGTGAAAATCAAGACCCTCATCAACATGCTATCATCCTTCAAGAGGACCCAAACCTCTACCAAGAAGCTGAATATCTCCATCTCAATCTACTAGAATATGTGGGCATCATGCAGGAGGCCATAAAAGTTACCGTCAGATTATCAACTTTACCGCTCCACATCGTTAGAGATAAAAAGGTTTAGAACTACTGCGTAATATATAACAAATTTGTGTGTTTCTTACACAATAATCACTAATGCTTAGTGGCTCAGCCTTCTAATTTTTAAACTCGGAAGATGAGTTCTATTAGGGAAAAATCAATAAAAGCAATatgattaattgtatttttgtcCCCCTTATTTTATAAATCTCatgaaaatagttttattttttaaaaccgaACTTTTTGATCCTCAATTTTCACATTTGTTACAACTGAGTTTTTAAGCTATGTTTTTTTGGCCCTATAGTAATGATTTAACTccaaaaattttgatttattgtttcaatgttgaatttaaaaaatatggatTGAGAccaaaattacaacaaatataAAAGTAGAGAAACCAAAAAGCTTGATTTTAAATGGACTATTTTTTTGAGTTTTACAAATTAAAAGGgaccaaaaaataatactaaaataagTCTAAAATTATATAGTAAGCGTGTAAgctttgggaaaaaaaaaaaaaagtgtcaacagctttaaatacaaaattaacaagTAACTAAAATGGATTtgaaaaggagaaaacttaggtacaattccttaggtacTTTTcctatggttcttaactaaattcaccatgattttctcaaagtttTCTCCATTTGAAAATATAGCTTATAGTATAGTTTAGCTCAACAAAGAAAAAGTACATATAATGGGTCGATTTGGCCGAATCGAAACAATATAGGGCATAACTAACATGCTAACTTAATTAACACTACTTAAACTATACATACACTTTTAAAAGTGATTACACAAGTtccaaattatttatatttgtttatttaactAGTGTCTCATAGACACTTGTTAATATTTTAGGAGAtttaaagtattaaaaaaaaaatgtaagattataaaagtaattttaaaaTCCAGGGATGCAAGTGCATCACCTCACCTATGTAGCTCCGCCAATACCAGTACatgtattcatttttttagtctatcatttgcttataaataaataaaatctgttaaacaaaaaaaaaaaaaaacgacacCAACATCAAACAAGGCTCAATCAACATCAACCAAATATACACCATGTATCTCATAAAGcattaaataacataatataaaaaagCAAAGATATGTTGCAATGCAAAGCACAAGAACATCCAATtaacaatccaaaaaaaataacctGCTAAATACTTATTTTTCTAATAGTTTATTA harbors:
- the LOC25493717 gene encoding protein NBR1 homolog, translated to MVSDFVIKVRFGDAYRRFNVSVDDNNQIDIDMVRLRAKIRSIFDFTDDVKFTLSYVDEDSEMVNIVDDNDLNDLMRQRFKFWRIFVRGNGILPLEFSQWRNMMHKSVGKIMRKDEAIYYGSAVVAWVGLVSAIIFSKPNVQVIHPPPPPVSKGWFK